From Nitrosopumilus zosterae, the proteins below share one genomic window:
- a CDS encoding SDR family NAD(P)-dependent oxidoreductase produces the protein MNFKNKVVLITGASSGIGRETAIEFAKLGSNIILVARKIDKLEQVANELKKFNVTTFVCQCDVSKKEQVKEMSKIVLEKFDSIDILINNAGFAIYGSVSSLSIDDIESQMETNYFGMVYCIKNFLPSMLKKKSGHIVNIASVAASFGLPGIASYCASKFAMLGFSEGLKHELKNTGIGITVVSPIMVRTNFFDHSSFEKMPKYSPTSLDAKTVAKAILKAANSSRLEIVVPSVVRGAIWMKSTFPFFINPILGKSFKKQLDCTKQN, from the coding sequence GTGAATTTCAAAAATAAAGTAGTTCTAATTACTGGCGCATCATCTGGAATAGGTAGAGAAACTGCAATAGAATTTGCAAAACTGGGTTCAAACATAATTTTAGTTGCAAGAAAAATAGATAAGCTTGAACAAGTTGCAAATGAATTAAAAAAATTTAATGTAACTACATTTGTTTGCCAATGTGATGTTTCAAAAAAGGAGCAGGTTAAAGAAATGTCAAAAATAGTTTTAGAAAAATTTGATTCTATTGATATTTTGATAAATAATGCTGGATTTGCAATATATGGTTCTGTTTCTAGTCTTTCTATTGATGATATAGAATCACAGATGGAAACGAATTATTTTGGTATGGTTTACTGTATCAAAAATTTTCTTCCATCAATGTTAAAGAAAAAATCTGGTCACATAGTCAACATTGCATCTGTTGCAGCAAGTTTTGGTTTACCTGGAATCGCTTCATACTGTGCATCCAAATTTGCAATGTTGGGATTTTCCGAAGGTCTTAAACATGAATTAAAAAATACTGGAATAGGAATTACAGTTGTTAGTCCAATTATGGTAAGAACTAACTTTTTTGATCATTCTTCATTTGAAAAAATGCCAAAATATTCACCAACATCCCTTGATGCTAAAACTGTTGCAAAAGCAATTCTCAAAGCCGCAAACTCTTCACGATTAGAAATTGTTGTACCCTCAGTTGTACGTGGAGCAATATGGATGAAAAGCACATTTCCTTTTTTTATCAATCCAATACTAGGAAAATCATTCAAAAAACAGTTAGATTGTACAAAACAGAACTAA
- a CDS encoding ATP/GTP-binding protein, protein MKTIFISGTAGSGKSLLTSKLHDYYTKNGAFVAVLNLDPGVENIPYTCDVDVRDYVDIVSIMHQYDLGPNGAMIMANDLIASKIDDIQNEVNRINPDYLIVDTPGQIELFAYRSSGRFLVENISSDEKTNIFLFDGALVTTPVNFVSIALLATSIRLRLNLSTINVVTKIDLIQDKLKEILQWSTNLNTLENAIAKEADGDTYSLTTNILRGLNLGGFAQGLIPISNVTGEGLVNLQGALSRILNLGEEVED, encoded by the coding sequence TTGAAAACAATTTTTATTTCTGGTACAGCTGGTTCTGGAAAATCATTACTTACATCAAAATTACATGATTATTATACAAAAAATGGAGCGTTTGTAGCCGTTTTGAATTTAGATCCTGGTGTAGAAAATATACCATATACTTGTGATGTTGATGTTAGAGATTATGTAGATATTGTATCCATAATGCATCAATACGATCTTGGTCCAAACGGTGCCATGATAATGGCAAATGATTTGATTGCATCAAAAATTGATGATATTCAGAATGAAGTAAATAGAATAAATCCCGATTATCTAATTGTTGATACACCAGGTCAAATTGAGTTATTTGCATATCGTTCCAGTGGTCGTTTTCTTGTGGAAAATATTTCATCAGATGAAAAAACAAATATTTTTCTCTTCGATGGTGCTCTGGTTACCACTCCAGTTAATTTTGTTTCAATTGCACTTCTTGCAACATCAATAAGATTACGTTTGAATTTATCTACAATTAATGTAGTTACCAAAATAGATCTTATTCAAGACAAATTAAAAGAAATATTACAATGGTCAACAAATTTGAATACGTTAGAAAATGCAATTGCTAAAGAAGCAGACGGTGATACATACTCATTGACAACTAATATTTTACGAGGTTTGAATCTAGGTGGCTTTGCTCAAGGTTTGATTCCAATCTCTAATGTAACAGGAGAAGGTCTTGTAAATCTCCAAGGTGCGTTAAGCAGAATTCTTAATTTGGGTGAAGAGGTGGAAGATTAA
- a CDS encoding glycosyltransferase, with the protein MLKIGEFIYPWGSGHYSRMMRLNEVLGDHIKEEFEVHFSSKDHVYEKLLKKFPEQKEKIHEILMPTPIDGKFGPSVTMSLMNLLLPISKNPPLVRQIANYLREERKLYNKERFDLVINDGDMGSNIIAKNRNIPSLFITNQFRPKLYNSRAYLYPSLIFVAKQIAKATKILVADSPPPYTMCEYNLNLTDDVKEKVVYVGQFTSKQIKNEEKTDLEKLVENNEFGYWMRTGNKSTNDGTGQRYEKVFHQDNMRNEKRVISHARNDPNIDSVIGKNGNKYSVSEALDKKVDWIQIDIGFLSEQEKDTILNLCKYAVVNGSHTVMGEIMGGKSKPIIGIPIYDEHTNNILWAQEKNLGILATKTTQVIDAIYKIKNNYEEFEGNLDEFSKKFVPNGAENSAKIAAEILEEKR; encoded by the coding sequence GTGCTCAAAATAGGAGAATTCATCTATCCATGGGGAAGTGGTCATTATTCTAGAATGATGAGGCTAAATGAAGTATTAGGAGATCATATTAAAGAAGAATTTGAAGTTCATTTTTCAAGCAAGGATCATGTTTATGAAAAATTATTAAAAAAATTTCCAGAGCAAAAAGAAAAAATTCACGAGATTTTAATGCCAACCCCAATTGATGGGAAATTTGGTCCAAGCGTTACAATGTCTTTGATGAATCTATTATTACCAATTTCAAAAAATCCTCCATTAGTAAGACAGATTGCAAATTATTTGAGGGAAGAAAGAAAACTGTACAATAAAGAAAGATTTGATTTGGTGATCAATGATGGGGATATGGGTTCAAACATCATAGCTAAAAATCGAAATATTCCAAGTTTATTTATAACAAATCAATTTAGACCAAAATTATACAATTCAAGAGCATATCTGTATCCATCATTAATTTTTGTAGCAAAACAAATTGCAAAAGCAACAAAAATTCTTGTTGCAGATTCACCACCACCATATACAATGTGTGAATACAATCTAAATTTAACGGATGATGTAAAAGAAAAAGTTGTCTATGTAGGACAGTTTACTAGTAAACAAATTAAAAATGAAGAAAAAACAGATCTTGAGAAATTGGTCGAGAACAATGAATTTGGATACTGGATGAGAACAGGAAATAAATCTACAAATGATGGAACTGGGCAGAGATATGAAAAAGTTTTTCATCAAGATAATATGAGAAATGAAAAAAGGGTTATTTCACATGCAAGAAATGATCCAAATATTGATTCAGTAATAGGAAAAAACGGTAATAAATATTCAGTTTCAGAAGCATTAGATAAAAAAGTAGATTGGATTCAAATCGATATTGGTTTTCTTTCAGAGCAGGAAAAAGATACGATTTTGAATTTGTGTAAATATGCAGTAGTTAATGGTTCACACACAGTAATGGGTGAGATAATGGGAGGAAAATCAAAGCCAATAATCGGGATTCCAATTTATGATGAGCATACAAACAATATCTTATGGGCACAAGAGAAGAATTTAGGGATACTTGCTACAAAAACAACTCAAGTAATTGATGCAATATACAAGATTAAGAATAATTACGAAGAATTTGAAGGAAATTTGGACGAGTTTTCAAAAAAATTTGTTCCTAATGGAGCAGAAAATTCGGCAAAAATTGCCGCTGAAATTTTGGAAGAAAAGAGATAA
- a CDS encoding homoserine kinase produces MESISIKAPSSTANLGPGFDVFGLAIDAFYDEITLTKTKGGITIITQDDIPTNPENNTAGLVVKNMKNKFKIKKGIEIKIKKGVPAGFGMGSSAASAAATAVAFDRLFGLGLDENTLVEFAGFGEKASAGTVHYDNVAASVLGGFVIVKTNPLEVIRIDPPINLRMCVAVPKLDVPKKKTKVSRGVIPKKVKLTDSILNISNASAIVAGFMKKDPELIGNSIKDVIVEPARQHMIPGYVKVKQNALKAGALGVTISGAGPSIIAFSQKSANLKKISLAMSKGFASAKIECQTIICKPSKGAVDKRK; encoded by the coding sequence ATGGAATCAATTTCTATAAAAGCACCATCGTCAACTGCAAATCTAGGTCCAGGATTTGATGTTTTTGGATTGGCAATAGATGCATTTTATGATGAAATTACGCTGACTAAAACAAAAGGTGGAATTACAATAATTACTCAAGATGATATTCCTACAAATCCTGAAAATAATACAGCCGGTTTAGTTGTAAAAAATATGAAAAACAAATTTAAAATAAAAAAAGGAATTGAAATTAAAATAAAAAAAGGAGTTCCTGCTGGATTTGGAATGGGTAGTAGTGCTGCATCAGCAGCGGCTACTGCAGTAGCATTTGATAGATTGTTTGGACTTGGACTTGATGAAAACACTCTGGTAGAATTTGCAGGTTTTGGTGAAAAAGCTAGTGCAGGAACTGTTCATTATGATAATGTCGCTGCATCTGTTTTAGGAGGATTTGTTATTGTGAAAACTAATCCTTTAGAGGTAATTAGGATAGATCCTCCAATTAATCTTCGAATGTGTGTTGCAGTTCCAAAACTTGATGTTCCAAAAAAGAAAACCAAAGTATCAAGAGGAGTTATTCCAAAAAAAGTAAAATTAACAGACAGTATTTTGAACATATCTAACGCCTCTGCGATTGTTGCAGGGTTTATGAAAAAAGATCCAGAACTAATTGGAAATTCAATTAAGGATGTAATAGTTGAACCCGCAAGACAACATATGATTCCAGGTTATGTTAAAGTAAAGCAAAATGCTCTAAAAGCAGGAGCATTAGGAGTAACAATTAGTGGTGCAGGTCCATCAATAATTGCATTTTCACAAAAATCTGCAAACTTAAAAAAGATTAGTTTGGCAATGTCTAAGGGATTTGCATCTGCAAAGATTGAATGTCAGACAATAATCTGTAAACCCAGTAAAGGTGCTGTAGATAAAAGAAAATGA
- a CDS encoding lysylphosphatidylglycerol synthase transmembrane domain-containing protein, translated as MNWRLVAIPVTLIPIFIIAIQFDIQLDDLLAIGIFPFVGAIIVMMIKLGLQGIKFAYITRKYLGSFDSFFKLTGVRIGSEFIKFTTPMFVGAELVVIYYLHKKGVNPAKAAWIAIMDIVTEVFAAGLLSIMAGIIALLNGAYVVAAVILAVSIVITSLWMVMFFLSSKRTFQVPKILENLTKRFGKEKGAKAIKKTNTWMEEVCTMSRENLKTPESKKIFTISFLFSLASWSFYGISFMVIAMGTGFVISSFDSIMAVMGANAIGNLPITIGGSGLAEFGIVAYLNNLDPFAFEISEDIVGWNSVIGWRIATYYVPIVITWLLLVKLALSKISKS; from the coding sequence ATGAACTGGAGACTTGTTGCTATTCCTGTTACTCTAATTCCTATCTTCATAATAGCTATTCAATTCGATATTCAATTAGATGATTTGCTGGCAATCGGAATATTTCCATTTGTTGGTGCAATTATAGTAATGATGATCAAATTAGGTCTGCAGGGAATCAAATTTGCATATATTACGAGAAAATATCTTGGAAGCTTTGACTCATTTTTCAAATTAACTGGTGTAAGAATTGGAAGCGAATTCATCAAATTTACAACTCCTATGTTTGTTGGAGCAGAATTAGTTGTGATCTATTATTTACACAAGAAGGGAGTCAATCCAGCAAAAGCAGCATGGATTGCCATTATGGATATAGTAACTGAAGTATTTGCAGCAGGGTTGCTATCAATAATGGCGGGAATTATTGCTTTGTTAAATGGCGCATATGTAGTAGCAGCTGTTATTTTAGCCGTTAGTATTGTTATTACATCTTTATGGATGGTGATGTTCTTTCTTTCTTCTAAACGTACATTTCAAGTTCCAAAAATACTAGAAAATTTGACAAAAAGATTCGGAAAAGAAAAAGGTGCCAAAGCCATTAAAAAAACAAACACTTGGATGGAAGAAGTATGTACTATGAGTAGAGAAAATCTAAAAACTCCTGAATCGAAAAAAATCTTTACAATTTCATTCTTGTTTTCACTTGCATCTTGGTCATTTTATGGAATTTCTTTTATGGTTATTGCAATGGGAACAGGATTTGTCATTTCTTCATTTGATTCTATAATGGCTGTAATGGGAGCAAATGCAATTGGAAACTTGCCAATCACTATTGGTGGATCAGGGCTTGCTGAATTTGGAATTGTTGCATATCTAAATAATTTAGATCCATTTGCATTTGAAATATCTGAGGACATTGTTGGATGGAATTCCGTTATTGGCTGGAGAATTGCAACATACTATGTACCCATAGTAATTACTTGGCTACTTTTAGTAAAGTTAGCCTTAAGTAAAATATCAAAATCTTGA
- a CDS encoding phosphoadenylyl-sulfate reductase produces MKQFTQEQVDELNSKINTTEEALQWVSDNLHPKVAKASSFGAEDAVVMDIMLKINPKFRFFTLDTGRLPQETYDIIDIVSKKYNISIEVLFPDTKEVEDMVREKGMNLFYESIENRKLCCEIRKVHPMNKMLKTLDGWITGLRREQTKNRENVTMFQLDHGHGGILKINPIINWTWEQIQEYIKKNDLPYNSLLDKGYPSIGCEPCTRAVKPGEDIRAGRWWWEQGGNKECGLHIDPE; encoded by the coding sequence GTGAAACAATTCACACAAGAGCAAGTAGATGAACTAAACTCCAAAATTAACACGACTGAAGAAGCACTTCAGTGGGTATCTGATAACCTTCACCCAAAAGTTGCAAAGGCATCCAGTTTTGGCGCAGAAGACGCAGTAGTAATGGATATTATGCTAAAAATTAATCCTAAATTTCGTTTCTTTACACTAGATACTGGCAGACTTCCACAAGAAACCTATGATATAATAGACATTGTCAGTAAAAAATACAATATTTCAATTGAAGTCTTGTTTCCTGATACAAAGGAAGTAGAAGATATGGTTAGAGAAAAAGGAATGAATCTATTCTATGAAAGCATAGAAAATAGAAAACTATGTTGTGAAATTCGTAAAGTTCATCCAATGAACAAAATGCTGAAAACTTTGGATGGATGGATAACAGGATTGAGACGTGAGCAGACAAAAAATCGAGAAAATGTAACCATGTTTCAACTTGATCACGGACATGGCGGTATTCTAAAAATTAATCCAATTATTAATTGGACTTGGGAACAAATCCAAGAATATATCAAAAAGAATGATCTCCCATACAATAGTCTTCTTGACAAAGGGTATCCGAGCATTGGCTGTGAACCATGTACTAGGGCTGTAAAACCTGGAGAAGATATTCGTGCAGGAAGATGGTGGTGGGAGCAAGGAGGAAACAAAGAGTGTGGCCTTCATATAGACCCTGAATAG
- a CDS encoding 7-carboxy-7-deazaguanine synthase QueE, with protein sequence MKVRLFEIFTSVEGEGILYGTKTLFIRLAGCPFTCFYCDTKESLPLDSGTEYAIEEANRLIDSNLQRQTYKVNFTGGDPLIQHQAVALLAKHVQDKKIPTYLESSCFDIDRFNHVLPFIDIVKIEFKTKDSDFVDSDHYEKLIDNTMKCLKSSIEAKKITYIKIVVSSKTKLDEFKELVNQIFKIVSKDDIDGFIIQPTYGISEPSLDLLLNLYDVVYPYYIDVKVVPQLHKFIGAP encoded by the coding sequence TTGAAAGTAAGATTATTTGAGATATTTACATCAGTTGAAGGCGAAGGAATTCTTTATGGAACAAAGACTCTTTTTATTAGACTTGCTGGCTGTCCATTTACTTGTTTTTACTGTGACACTAAAGAATCTCTTCCACTTGATTCTGGAACGGAATATGCTATTGAAGAAGCAAATAGATTAATTGATTCAAATCTTCAAAGACAAACTTACAAAGTAAATTTTACTGGCGGTGATCCTCTAATTCAACATCAAGCTGTAGCATTACTTGCAAAACATGTTCAAGATAAAAAAATTCCTACATATCTTGAATCATCATGTTTTGATATTGATAGATTCAACCATGTATTACCATTCATCGATATTGTAAAAATTGAATTTAAAACAAAAGATTCTGATTTTGTAGATTCTGATCATTATGAAAAATTGATTGATAATACAATGAAATGTCTCAAATCATCTATCGAAGCTAAAAAAATAACTTATATCAAAATTGTCGTTAGCTCTAAAACTAAGTTAGATGAATTCAAAGAATTAGTAAACCAAATTTTCAAGATTGTTTCTAAAGACGATATAGATGGATTTATCATCCAACCTACATATGGTATTTCTGAACCATCATTGGATCTTTTATTAAATTTGTATGATGTTGTGTATCCATATTATATAGATGTCAAGGTAGTTCCTCAATTACACAAATTCATAGGAGCCCCATAA
- the folE gene encoding GTP cyclohydrolase I FolE — translation MDKERVKKLVRELIIEIGEDPTREGLRETPDRIASMYKEIFEGYDSDSELSVQFSEDSDVVIARDIQFYSMCEHHMLPFFGKIHIAYSPNGRVFGISKLVRLVEKYSKRLQIQERLTKNIADELYSQGVKGVVVLADAEHLCMKMRGVRNDATLSSSAFRGIYENKEEKAGIMTLIRKRTSYSSF, via the coding sequence ATGGATAAAGAACGTGTAAAAAAACTTGTAAGAGAATTAATTATTGAAATTGGGGAGGATCCTACACGTGAGGGACTACGGGAAACTCCAGATAGAATCGCAAGCATGTACAAAGAAATTTTTGAAGGATATGATTCTGATTCAGAACTATCTGTACAATTTTCAGAAGACTCTGATGTAGTAATAGCACGAGATATTCAATTTTATTCAATGTGTGAACATCACATGTTGCCCTTTTTTGGAAAAATTCACATTGCTTATTCTCCAAATGGAAGAGTTTTTGGAATATCAAAACTTGTTAGATTGGTTGAAAAGTATTCAAAGAGACTACAAATTCAAGAGCGCCTGACCAAAAATATTGCTGATGAATTATACTCTCAAGGTGTAAAAGGAGTTGTTGTTTTAGCTGATGCAGAACACCTCTGTATGAAAATGAGAGGTGTTAGAAACGATGCAACACTCTCCTCATCCGCATTTAGAGGAATTTATGAAAATAAAGAAGAAAAAGCAGGAATTATGACACTTATCAGAAAACGCACATCATACTCTTCCTTTTAG
- a CDS encoding thiamine biosynthesis protein, with protein MAEISYVVVFPTIFSKNKIPQLITNIKKILKIKNQQFKSVKRDDNIILVDANDPVFASSAINLLFGIEKIAIARQIKNDFQGIVSEITDVGGNLLLKGEKFLVKVEGTSKGFLTKDVEIAATSNIIERKQNLGAHPGTDENHDKILYSYLTKNNAYICIFSDKGNNGIPYDVESQKTICAIYDELSAVSCFETIKQGNDVRIIICYRQKSELQNLAKIINQILPRLAQDNVELEFFELKIKPTGIKNYLIYVNSILEIMLQYSYNRISLALSPLVFSSDFIDNSLKSVFEKKKIPIIPLSGVDVNLFDDAKEIGLERNLKKLENIVTITSNEVPDFAKKEMEFAIRTKKKISVKVGPNNVHDILDSFEENH; from the coding sequence ATGGCCGAAATATCTTATGTAGTAGTTTTTCCAACAATTTTTTCAAAAAATAAAATTCCGCAATTAATTACAAATATAAAAAAAATTCTTAAGATAAAAAATCAGCAATTCAAATCAGTCAAACGTGATGATAATATTATTTTAGTTGATGCAAATGATCCTGTATTTGCATCATCTGCTATAAATTTATTATTTGGAATAGAAAAAATCGCTATTGCAAGACAAATAAAAAATGATTTTCAAGGAATTGTTTCAGAGATTACTGATGTAGGCGGTAATTTACTGCTTAAGGGAGAAAAATTTCTAGTTAAAGTGGAAGGAACATCAAAAGGATTTCTAACTAAAGATGTTGAAATTGCTGCGACATCAAACATTATAGAAAGAAAACAAAATCTTGGAGCTCATCCTGGAACTGATGAAAATCATGATAAAATATTGTATTCGTATTTGACAAAAAATAATGCATATATCTGCATTTTTTCGGATAAAGGAAACAATGGAATTCCATATGATGTAGAAAGTCAGAAAACAATTTGTGCTATATATGATGAATTATCAGCTGTTTCATGTTTTGAAACAATTAAGCAAGGAAATGATGTTAGAATAATCATTTGTTACAGACAGAAATCAGAATTGCAGAATCTTGCAAAAATTATTAATCAAATTCTACCACGATTAGCACAAGACAATGTAGAGTTGGAGTTCTTTGAATTAAAAATCAAACCAACAGGAATTAAAAATTATTTGATTTATGTTAACTCAATTTTAGAAATAATGTTACAGTATTCATACAATCGCATATCATTAGCTTTATCACCACTAGTTTTTTCTTCAGACTTTATTGATAATTCATTAAAATCTGTCTTTGAGAAAAAGAAAATCCCAATAATTCCACTTTCTGGAGTGGATGTAAATTTGTTTGATGACGCAAAAGAGATAGGATTAGAAAGAAATCTCAAAAAACTGGAAAATATAGTCACAATCACTTCTAATGAAGTTCCGGATTTTGCAAAAAAAGAAATGGAATTTGCTATCAGAACAAAGAAAAAGATTTCAGTTAAGGTAGGACCTAACAATGTTCATGATATTTTAGATTCATTTGAAGAAAATCACTGA
- a CDS encoding 7-cyano-7-deazaguanine synthase, protein MKKAVIVFSGGVDSVCAVSFLKSKYELYGITFSYGQKASNEITAAKSFAKKLGLKQHKIIDIGFMKELYGDSNVLTSSKKKIPSEFEYSIVVPIRNAVFLSIASAWAFTLNASLVAYGAHTGDTHYPDCRPLFAKKLEAAFNQGEIDGIKSKIRKNIEIWSPYRKGLSKSDLLKSGMKVLGDSIFKTWSCYSNKKYHCGICESCNNRKDAFEKAGIIDKTEYVE, encoded by the coding sequence ATGAAAAAAGCAGTCATAGTATTTAGTGGAGGAGTAGACTCTGTTTGTGCAGTTTCATTTTTAAAATCAAAATATGAATTATATGGAATTACATTTTCTTACGGACAAAAGGCAAGTAATGAAATAACAGCAGCAAAATCTTTTGCAAAAAAACTTGGATTAAAACAGCATAAAATTATCGATATTGGTTTTATGAAAGAACTGTATGGTGATTCGAATGTTTTGACAAGTTCAAAAAAGAAAATTCCAAGTGAATTTGAATATTCAATAGTAGTTCCAATTAGAAATGCAGTATTTTTATCAATAGCGTCTGCTTGGGCATTTACCCTTAATGCCTCGCTGGTTGCATACGGTGCACATACTGGAGATACACACTATCCAGATTGTAGACCTCTTTTTGCAAAAAAACTTGAAGCAGCATTTAATCAAGGAGAGATTGATGGAATTAAATCAAAAATACGGAAAAATATAGAAATTTGGTCACCATATAGAAAGGGTCTATCAAAAAGCGATTTACTAAAATCAGGAATGAAGGTATTGGGAGATTCTATTTTTAAAACTTGGAGTTGTTATTCAAATAAAAAATATCATTGTGGGATTTGTGAATCATGTAATAATAGAAAAGATGCATTTGAAAAAGCGGGCATCATAGATAAAACAGAATATGTAGAATAA